The following are encoded in a window of uncultured Sphaerochaeta sp. genomic DNA:
- a CDS encoding response regulator transcription factor — protein MSKIRVMIADDQAIVAQGLGALLSVEDDMEVVKIVDNGQKVLEELEKQPVDVILMDIRMPVMNGVECAGHVTEKFPDTKVLILTTFDDDEYISKAIGNGASGYMLKDLTAEKLTAAVRNVHIGNSVLDHLITKKIVGNTGVIREKRKSIRSENGEVLTTREMDILRLIAHGLNNTEISDALCLSLGTVKNYITALYDKLGIKGRPKLMSFAIDNGLMGDGGSTG, from the coding sequence ATGAGCAAGATTCGGGTGATGATCGCAGATGACCAGGCAATAGTTGCACAAGGCTTAGGTGCTCTCTTGTCGGTGGAAGACGATATGGAAGTGGTGAAGATTGTCGATAATGGGCAAAAGGTTCTGGAAGAACTGGAAAAGCAGCCTGTCGATGTGATTCTCATGGATATCAGGATGCCTGTCATGAACGGGGTGGAATGCGCTGGGCACGTAACTGAGAAATTTCCCGATACCAAGGTATTGATACTGACAACTTTCGACGATGACGAATACATTAGCAAAGCCATCGGCAATGGTGCCTCTGGCTATATGCTGAAAGACCTTACTGCGGAAAAACTCACGGCTGCAGTACGGAACGTCCATATTGGTAATTCTGTGCTGGACCATCTCATCACCAAGAAGATTGTAGGAAATACGGGTGTAATACGAGAAAAACGCAAAAGTATACGAAGTGAAAATGGTGAAGTCTTAACCACAAGAGAGATGGATATTCTAAGACTTATAGCCCACGGTCTGAACAATACAGAGATATCAGATGCATTGTGTTTATCCTTGGGAACGGTCAAAAATTATATAACCGCACTCTATGACAAGCTTGGAATAAAGGGACGACCCAAACTGATGTCGTTTGCTATAGACAATGGACTTATGGGGGACGGAGGGAGTACCGGATGA
- a CDS encoding type II CAAX endopeptidase family protein, which yields MKKCKAILKDNEVVAFLVGTYVISWLIWMPFVIFSQGWIKGLGSFGPTISALLITGITKGRSGLKELFAKVLIWKVSLFWYVFSLFSTLGAILLSLGIYRLAGGEVVNTNDPGQWYLIPVIFLYVLFFSVAGEEFGWRGFLLPRLQKKYNALSSSLIIGLFWGFWHLPLFLIPGDFHEQIPFLLFILQDVALAVILTWIYNNTRGSLLLVHLFHAASNATVGLLPILPMKAGDSLMPLYITVVVLVLIALAIVIIYGPKTLTRTRAKITSS from the coding sequence ATGAAGAAGTGCAAAGCGATACTGAAAGATAATGAGGTAGTGGCGTTCCTGGTTGGTACCTACGTGATTTCTTGGCTGATCTGGATGCCTTTTGTTATCTTCTCTCAGGGGTGGATCAAGGGACTTGGAAGTTTCGGCCCAACTATCTCTGCTCTCCTGATCACCGGTATAACCAAAGGAAGAAGTGGCCTAAAAGAACTGTTTGCCAAGGTTCTTATCTGGAAGGTGTCCCTTTTCTGGTACGTGTTCAGTCTTTTCAGTACGTTGGGTGCCATATTGTTATCCTTGGGCATCTACCGACTGGCAGGGGGAGAAGTGGTGAACACCAACGACCCTGGACAATGGTACCTCATTCCCGTGATATTCCTGTATGTCCTGTTCTTCAGTGTGGCTGGAGAAGAATTCGGTTGGAGGGGATTCCTTCTTCCACGGTTGCAGAAAAAATATAATGCCCTTTCCTCCAGCCTGATCATTGGGTTGTTCTGGGGATTCTGGCATCTCCCTCTTTTTCTCATACCAGGCGATTTTCATGAACAGATTCCCTTCCTGCTTTTCATCCTTCAGGATGTGGCTCTCGCGGTCATCCTGACTTGGATTTATAACAATACCCGTGGCAGTTTGCTCTTGGTGCATCTATTCCATGCTGCGAGCAATGCCACAGTTGGTCTTTTGCCCATACTGCCTATGAAGGCTGGAGACAGTCTTATGCCACTGTATATAACCGTTGTGGTCCTGGTATTGATAGCTCTAGCCATAGTCATCATATATGGGCCTAAAACCCTCACGAGGACAAGAGCAAAAATCACGTCTAGTTAA
- a CDS encoding sensor histidine kinase produces the protein MIFWHILPALLLILTLQVILQYRLIPECLGNNELSKNAKIFWVVILLLSLPGIIAYLLAFQKRARAETTHDLRPQLNRNIEESIFLGLLLAFLLYVIAIVRVNPGNLPIASILTACLVIMLGIHYLPHERFHVLRGVLPYLLAILIIGQDYLSVSEDYGFVVLLTVALVIIEYSLRYNSIYFWVPLILYQAVALFKFKAAQGYLDGNFIAGYILSNTVTYCFVTATFYFAKRQLIQNNQLHYLMRELKGKTLQLEEAGILKERSRIAREIHDTLGHSLTGAIIQLEVARKLIDKNSDKALEAIIRSQEITRSGFNDVKRAIKALNPLGIEELSLSECLHQLIQEARDSYNFNIEGDIELPDDLSDDLKIPVYRIIQELITNSIRHGQANNMELAMECHDGILRIQSHDNGKGCSKLKEGNGLRGIRERIDQLDGQVRFSSEESKGFAVLIHIPL, from the coding sequence ATGATATTTTGGCATATCCTTCCCGCATTACTGCTTATTCTCACGCTTCAAGTCATACTCCAGTACAGGTTGATACCTGAATGTCTGGGGAATAATGAACTTTCAAAAAATGCCAAGATTTTTTGGGTTGTTATTTTGCTCCTCAGTCTCCCTGGGATAATTGCCTACCTTCTTGCATTCCAGAAGAGAGCGAGAGCGGAAACAACCCATGACCTGAGACCTCAATTGAACCGGAACATTGAAGAGAGTATATTCCTCGGGCTTCTCCTGGCATTTTTGTTGTATGTTATTGCCATCGTACGGGTAAATCCTGGGAATCTTCCGATAGCGAGTATCTTGACGGCATGTCTTGTCATCATGCTGGGTATACATTATTTGCCTCATGAGCGGTTCCATGTGCTGCGAGGCGTTCTGCCTTATCTTCTTGCCATCCTCATCATAGGACAAGACTATCTCTCTGTTTCTGAGGACTACGGATTCGTCGTACTTCTCACCGTGGCATTAGTGATCATTGAATACAGTCTTAGGTATAATAGCATCTATTTCTGGGTGCCACTTATCCTGTATCAGGCGGTGGCTCTTTTCAAGTTCAAGGCAGCCCAAGGATACTTGGATGGAAACTTTATTGCCGGTTATATTTTGAGCAACACCGTGACGTACTGTTTTGTCACGGCAACGTTCTATTTTGCCAAGAGACAGCTCATTCAGAATAATCAACTCCATTACCTTATGAGAGAACTCAAAGGCAAGACCCTGCAACTTGAGGAAGCGGGTATATTGAAGGAGCGTAGCCGCATCGCCAGGGAGATCCATGACACACTTGGACACTCCCTGACCGGTGCAATAATACAGCTGGAAGTTGCCAGAAAACTCATCGATAAGAATTCCGACAAGGCACTGGAAGCGATTATACGAAGTCAGGAGATTACGAGATCTGGATTCAATGATGTGAAAAGGGCTATAAAAGCACTGAACCCATTGGGCATTGAAGAGCTGTCACTCTCTGAATGTTTACACCAATTGATACAGGAAGCTCGAGACAGCTACAATTTCAATATTGAGGGCGATATTGAACTTCCTGATGACCTCTCTGACGATCTTAAGATACCCGTCTACAGAATAATCCAAGAGCTTATTACCAATAGCATACGGCATGGACAAGCAAATAACATGGAACTTGCCATGGAATGCCATGATGGCATCCTTAGGATACAGAGCCATGACAACGGCAAGGGGTGTTCCAAGCTAAAGGAAGGCAATGGGCTGAGAGGTATTAGAGAGAGAATCGATCAGCTTGACGGGCAGGTACGGTTTTCATCAGAAGAAAGCAAGGGCTTTGCTGTTCTCATTCACATTCCTCTGTAA